In one window of Cydia fagiglandana chromosome 1, ilCydFagi1.1, whole genome shotgun sequence DNA:
- the LOC134670901 gene encoding uncharacterized protein LOC134670901, protein MSASGQSAPIVNELLAFLQQKLLLEGVMDTVSAVQICSSSFSVEDICAAKKVLHESLGIAGTYVPHRRGDETGKKTLEDIIRVLRENEDRIPEFATTGASSLPSYIPDHVDISCLLKEIVALKTSLADVISKFDAAQDTITELRNEVLSLRNSALTRSAASNFKCDDRQATSAESVSLRVADTVTCVASAVSPPASLPRARPPPASSKSRHRVYADVVAGPKVASNRVSVPVKGIEERAAPKEKLPVAGVDEEDFTLVSRKKKARTAPRKTQCGTAEPANSGLRVATPSKALYVSRLHYTATAAEVVEYVHQKTAGIGERVVGNPSGIAARFQTRSWS, encoded by the exons ATGAGTGCCTCCGGACAGAGTGCACCCATTGTGAACGAGCTCCTCGCCTTTCTACAACAGAAGCTGCTGCTGGAAGGAGTGATGGACACGGTGTCTGCTGTCCAGATCTGTTCGTCGAGCTTTTCCGTCGAAGATATCTGTGCAGCAAAGAAGGTGCTGCACGAGTCCCTCGGGATCGCCGGCACGTATGTACCTCACCGGAGAGGAGATGAAACCGGGAAGAAGACCCTAGAGGACATCATCAGAGTTCTAAGGGAGAATGAAGACCGGATTCCGGAGTTTGCGACGACGGGTGCCTCCAGCCTGCCGTCCTATATTCCGGATCATGTCGACATTAGCTGCTTGTTGAAGGAAATCGTGGCCCTTAAAACAAGTTTAGCGGATGTCATTTCGAAGTTTGATGCGGCCCAAGACACTATAACCGAGTTACGCAACGAAGTCCTCAGTTTGCGAAACAGTGCCCTTACGCGGTCAGCGGCGTCAAATTTCAAGTGCGATGACCGGCAAGCCACAAGTGCCGAATCGGTCAGTTTGCGAGTTGCTGACACTGTAACATGTGTCGCATCAGCCGTGTCGCCGCCCGCGAGCCTCCCGCGCGCGCGCCCTCCCCCCGCCTCCTCCAAATCACGTCATCGTGTTTACGCGGATGTCGTCGCCGGTCCGAAAGTCGCATCGAACCGGGTTAGTGTACCTGTAAAGGGTATTGAAGAGCGAGCGGCTCCCAAGGAGAAGCTCCCTGTTGCCGGTGTGGATGAGGAGGATTTCACACTGGTATCAAGAAAAAAGAAGGCGCGCACGGCGCCTCGTAAGACTCAGTGTGGTACCGCCGAACCGGCTAACTCTGGTTTGCGGGTTGCTACACCGAGTAAGGCGCTATATGTGTCGCGCCTGCACTACACCGCCACGGCTGCTGAAGTGGTGGAGTACGTACACCAGAAGACCG CTGGAATCGGGGAGCGTGTCGTCGGCAACCCCTCGGGGATTGCTGCACGCTTTCAGACCAGATCTTGGAGCTAG